One Thiocapsa bogorovii DNA segment encodes these proteins:
- a CDS encoding hydrogenase expression/formation protein, which produces MSLLDQIPVVIETGSAETEVDAQWHGNAEPVLHEVRHALARLVAKGETTKIDLKAMPFGPGDLERLLSVLGTGEVQASVDALGPTRVQETAIPGVWLVDYLNSEAHRLALHLEIATVPEILCPQPQDLDDAIAALDARLNPDKSDPPLAS; this is translated from the coding sequence ATGTCATTGCTGGATCAGATTCCTGTCGTAATCGAAACCGGCTCGGCCGAGACCGAGGTCGATGCGCAGTGGCACGGCAACGCCGAACCTGTCTTGCATGAAGTCCGCCATGCCTTGGCGCGTCTGGTCGCTAAGGGCGAGACGACGAAGATCGACCTGAAGGCAATGCCGTTTGGTCCGGGCGACCTGGAGCGCTTGCTGTCCGTGCTGGGCACGGGCGAGGTTCAAGCCAGCGTCGACGCCTTGGGTCCGACACGCGTCCAAGAGACCGCCATCCCCGGGGTCTGGCTGGTGGATTACCTGAATTCGGAGGCGCATCGCCTCGCCCTGCATCTCGAGATCGCGACCGTTCCCGAGATCCTGTGTCCGCAGCCGCAGGATCTGGACGACGCGATCGCCGCGCTCGACGCCCGATTGAACCCGGACAAGAGCGACCCGCCTCTCGCGTCCTGA
- a CDS encoding hydrogenase small subunit: MAARNPTDKTLGESLRERGVSRRGFLKFCAATASMMALPPSMAPAIAAALEQAKRPSVIWLSFQECTGCTESLTRSHAPTLEDLILDVISLDYHHTLQAAAGDAAEHAREQAMAANPGEYLVIVDGSIPGPDSNPGYSTVAGHSNYAMLMETVENAAAVIAVGTCATFGGLPGANPNPTGAMSVMDLVKDKPVINVSGCPPIPMVITGVIAHYLTFGRLPELDAYNRPMAFFGQSIHDRCYRRPFYDKGLFAKTFDDEGARLGWCLYELGCKGPTTYNACATMRWNDGTSWPVEAGHPCLGCSEPRFWDAGGFYNTVSVPTSASGVNVLAAGAAGAIVGGAVAALAKKQTKTAVAHRQPVTVEELEAKL, encoded by the coding sequence ATGGCTGCCCGTAACCCCACTGATAAAACACTCGGCGAGAGCCTTCGCGAACGTGGCGTCTCGCGCCGCGGCTTCCTGAAGTTCTGTGCCGCGACCGCCTCGATGATGGCACTGCCGCCGAGCATGGCGCCGGCGATCGCTGCGGCGCTGGAGCAGGCCAAGCGCCCGTCGGTCATCTGGCTGTCGTTCCAGGAATGCACCGGCTGTACCGAATCGCTGACCCGCAGTCATGCCCCGACGCTCGAAGACCTCATTCTCGACGTCATCTCGCTCGATTATCACCATACCCTGCAGGCCGCGGCCGGCGATGCCGCCGAGCACGCGCGCGAGCAAGCGATGGCGGCGAATCCGGGCGAATATCTGGTCATCGTCGACGGCTCCATCCCGGGGCCGGACTCCAATCCGGGCTACTCCACCGTCGCCGGTCACAGCAACTACGCCATGCTCATGGAGACGGTCGAGAACGCCGCCGCCGTCATCGCGGTCGGCACCTGTGCGACCTTCGGCGGCCTGCCGGGCGCCAACCCCAACCCGACCGGCGCCATGTCGGTCATGGATCTGGTGAAAGACAAGCCGGTCATCAATGTCTCGGGCTGTCCGCCGATCCCGATGGTCATCACGGGTGTCATCGCCCATTACCTCACCTTCGGACGTCTGCCCGAGCTTGACGCCTACAACCGCCCGATGGCCTTCTTCGGTCAGTCGATCCACGACCGTTGTTATCGCCGCCCCTTCTACGACAAGGGGCTGTTCGCCAAGACGTTCGACGACGAGGGTGCGCGGCTGGGCTGGTGTCTGTACGAGCTCGGCTGCAAGGGTCCGACCACCTACAACGCCTGCGCGACCATGCGCTGGAACGACGGCACCAGTTGGCCGGTCGAGGCAGGCCATCCCTGTCTGGGCTGCTCCGAGCCGAGATTCTGGGATGCCGGCGGCTTCTACAACACGGTCTCGGTGCCGACCTCGGCATCCGGCGTCAACGTGCTGGCCGCGGGTGCGGCGGGTGCGATCGTCGGCGGCGCGGTCGCGGCATTGGCCAAGAAGCAGACCAAGACGGCTGTTGCCCATCGCCAACCGGTGACGGTCGAAGAATTGGAGGCCAAGCTATGA
- a CDS encoding response regulator transcription factor, with translation MSSKSTVFVIDDDEDVRDSLRWLFESVSMPVKVFESAAGFLADPGCEGSGCLVLDVRMPEMDGLELLEVLRTHRIGLPVIMVSGHADVPMAVRAMQSGAVDFIQKPVNHQDLLQRVRKALAADERFREEIGDPRLIAERLEQLTAKEREVLEAIVNGSTNKAIAGALNLSVRTVETHRANLMRKLGVHSTADLVRLTLACRLRP, from the coding sequence ATGAGCTCGAAGTCCACGGTGTTCGTGATCGACGACGACGAGGACGTGCGCGATTCTCTGCGCTGGCTCTTCGAATCGGTATCCATGCCGGTCAAGGTCTTCGAGTCGGCAGCCGGGTTTCTCGCCGATCCAGGCTGCGAGGGTTCAGGCTGCCTGGTCTTGGACGTGCGCATGCCTGAGATGGACGGACTCGAGCTGCTCGAGGTCCTGCGCACGCACCGCATCGGTCTGCCCGTCATCATGGTCAGCGGACACGCCGACGTGCCGATGGCGGTGAGGGCGATGCAGTCCGGTGCCGTCGACTTCATCCAAAAACCGGTCAATCACCAAGATCTCCTGCAGCGCGTGCGCAAGGCGCTCGCCGCGGACGAACGCTTCCGTGAGGAGATCGGCGACCCGCGGCTCATCGCCGAGCGGCTCGAGCAGCTCACCGCCAAGGAGCGCGAGGTGCTTGAGGCGATCGTCAACGGGAGCACCAACAAGGCGATTGCCGGCGCGCTCAATCTCAGCGTGCGAACGGTCGAGACGCATCGCGCGAACCTCATGCGCAAGCTCGGAGTCCATTCAACTGCCGATCTGGTCCGCCTAACGCTCGCGTGCCGGCTGCGGCCTTAA
- a CDS encoding agmatine deiminase family protein: protein MRRFPAEWEPQSGVMLTWPHEDTDWADQLDRVERLYTDLAALIGRYEPLLNVCRNAEHAAAIRARLATAGADTDSQRFGVAPGNDTWARDHGPIGVRTESGERLLLDFRFNGWGGKFAADRDDRITETLSAGGLFGETAREPVDLVLEGGAIETDGRGTLLAVTRTLADPRRNPGLTRDAIERILAERLGIRRFLWLEHGAISGDDTDGHIDTLVRFCAPDTLCYARCTDPTDADFDALQAMEQELRGFRDPQGSPYRLVPLPTPDPILDGDGERLPAGYANFLLINGAVLVPTYDTLADTEALDIFRRLFPDRAVLPVDCRPLIRQGGSLHCISMQLMEGVLA from the coding sequence ATGCGCCGATTCCCCGCCGAGTGGGAACCCCAGAGCGGGGTCATGCTCACCTGGCCTCACGAGGACACCGACTGGGCCGATCAGTTGGATCGGGTCGAGCGACTCTATACCGACCTCGCCGCTCTGATCGGGCGCTACGAGCCGTTGCTGAACGTCTGCCGGAACGCCGAGCATGCCGCGGCCATCCGCGCACGCCTCGCAACCGCCGGCGCCGATACCGACAGCCAGCGTTTCGGGGTCGCCCCGGGCAACGACACCTGGGCGCGCGATCACGGGCCGATCGGCGTTCGCACCGAATCGGGAGAACGCCTCCTGCTCGACTTCCGTTTCAACGGCTGGGGGGGCAAGTTCGCCGCCGATCGCGACGACCGCATCACCGAGACGCTGAGCGCAGGCGGTCTTTTCGGAGAAACAGCGCGCGAGCCCGTCGACCTGGTTCTCGAAGGCGGCGCGATCGAGACCGACGGTCGGGGCACGCTGCTCGCGGTCACCCGAACACTGGCCGACCCGCGCCGCAACCCGGGCCTGACCCGCGACGCAATCGAGCGGATCCTCGCCGAGCGTCTCGGCATCCGTCGTTTCCTGTGGCTTGAGCACGGCGCCATCAGCGGCGACGACACCGACGGACATATCGACACCTTGGTTCGCTTCTGCGCGCCCGACACACTCTGCTACGCCCGCTGCACCGACCCGACCGATGCGGATTTCGACGCGCTTCAGGCGATGGAGCAGGAGCTTCGAGGGTTTCGCGACCCGCAGGGCAGCCCCTACAGGCTGGTGCCCTTGCCGACCCCCGACCCCATTCTGGACGGCGACGGCGAGCGCCTCCCGGCCGGCTACGCGAACTTTCTCCTCATCAACGGCGCCGTGCTCGTGCCGACCTACGACACGCTCGCCGACACCGAGGCGCTCGACATCTTCCGCCGTCTCTTCCCGGACCGCGCCGTCTTGCCGGTCGATTGTCGGCCCCTGATCCGCCAAGGCGGCAGCCTGCACTGCATCAGCATGCAACTGATGGAGGGCGTGCTGGCTTAA
- a CDS encoding STAS domain-containing protein, whose amino-acid sequence MTRLDSMRALTASSALQAKGDQAIRTFGLGDDRRGGTKQTGNRNPRIAAPAADLDYEIEDGHLRIRIDGPLDLRCAFALSLIGQTVDESIDACTFDLTSVDRIFDSGIAALVLVARQLQEKGVEQIRIHGIDLDSATLRPFLM is encoded by the coding sequence ATGACACGACTCGACTCGATGCGCGCGCTGACGGCATCCTCGGCCTTGCAGGCTAAGGGCGATCAGGCGATCAGGACTTTCGGACTCGGCGATGACCGGCGCGGGGGCACCAAGCAAACGGGCAACCGTAACCCGAGGATTGCAGCCCCTGCCGCGGATCTCGATTACGAGATCGAGGACGGCCACCTGCGAATTCGGATCGACGGCCCGCTCGATTTGCGCTGCGCCTTTGCCTTGTCGCTGATCGGCCAAACGGTCGACGAGAGTATCGACGCCTGTACCTTCGACCTCACGAGCGTCGACCGGATCTTCGACTCCGGGATCGCAGCACTTGTCTTGGTCGCCCGGCAGCTTCAGGAAAAAGGCGTGGAGCAGATCCGAATCCACGGCATCGATCTAGACAGCGCGACTCTGCGACCCTTCTTGATGTGA
- a CDS encoding putative bifunctional diguanylate cyclase/phosphodiesterase: MARHPEWDGEDADPSSKWSLEQAGSEDELQRLMHDLKTHQIELTQQNRELRDAQRALEISRDRYARLYDRAPVGYCTLDRGGIIREINLTGASMLGKEREHLTGTPFWNHLDAGQARALHAHIEAVQGSAEHRSLGVRLTRPQTGHARDLRLESEPARGEDGEAVCLTVMLDVTEQRHLLEQLQAREATLSQLALHDPLTGLANRALFSDRLDQAIARAQRTGERLAVLFIDLDRFKLINDSYGHLFGDEVLRDVAARLKEQVRRDDTVARIGGDEFLMLVAPVDSPDAAAAVARKLIELLRRPYAGPRDEIALTVSIGISLCPDDGAEAEDLVRQADTAMYIAKQSGRNTFRFYAADMTAQAFDRILLRSGLAHAVERGELMLAYQPQLDLDTRRIPGIEALVRWNHPVLGCLAPDGFLALAEETGLIRGIDTWVLRTACTQRKRWQTEGLNDGTRIKINLSKRELERPEFADDLEALLRELDLDARLVNLELTETGPVSDSASALETVRRLKELGIELTIDHFGAVSSSLVDLKRLPIGELKIDKSLIDGLPQDSDDAAIARAILALGRTLGMRVVAQGVETQHQADFLKQAGCKIAQGFLYTQALGPDELMRFVKTWT; encoded by the coding sequence ATGGCAAGACATCCGGAATGGGACGGGGAGGACGCCGATCCATCGAGCAAATGGTCGTTGGAACAGGCGGGCAGCGAAGACGAGCTGCAGCGCCTCATGCACGATTTGAAGACGCATCAGATCGAGCTGACCCAACAAAACCGAGAACTTCGAGATGCCCAGCGTGCGCTCGAGATCTCGCGGGACCGCTATGCCCGTCTCTACGACCGGGCGCCCGTCGGCTATTGCACCCTGGATCGCGGAGGTATCATTCGCGAAATCAACCTGACCGGTGCATCCATGCTCGGTAAGGAACGCGAGCACCTCACGGGCACGCCCTTCTGGAATCATCTCGATGCCGGTCAAGCACGTGCGCTGCACGCGCACATCGAGGCAGTGCAAGGCAGCGCAGAGCACCGCTCCCTCGGCGTCCGGCTGACCCGGCCCCAGACCGGGCATGCCCGCGATCTCAGGCTCGAGAGCGAGCCCGCGCGGGGCGAAGACGGCGAGGCGGTCTGTCTCACCGTCATGCTCGATGTCACCGAGCAGCGACACCTGCTCGAGCAACTCCAGGCGCGGGAGGCGACGCTCTCGCAGCTCGCCCTGCATGACCCGCTCACCGGCTTGGCCAACCGCGCCTTGTTCTCCGACCGGCTCGATCAGGCGATCGCACGGGCGCAGCGCACCGGGGAGCGACTCGCGGTCCTATTTATCGACCTGGACCGCTTCAAGCTGATCAACGACAGCTACGGACACCTCTTCGGCGACGAGGTCCTCAGAGACGTTGCTGCTCGGCTCAAAGAGCAAGTCCGCAGGGACGACACGGTCGCACGCATCGGCGGGGACGAGTTCCTCATGCTCGTCGCCCCGGTGGACTCGCCGGACGCCGCCGCCGCGGTCGCGCGCAAGCTCATCGAGCTGCTGAGGCGTCCCTATGCCGGTCCCCGAGACGAGATCGCGCTGACCGTCAGCATCGGCATCAGTCTCTGTCCGGACGACGGCGCGGAGGCGGAAGACCTGGTGCGTCAAGCCGACACGGCGATGTACATCGCCAAACAGAGCGGTCGCAATACCTTCCGCTTCTACGCCGCGGACATGACCGCGCAGGCCTTCGACCGAATCCTGCTCAGATCGGGTCTAGCCCACGCGGTAGAGCGCGGCGAGCTGATGCTGGCCTACCAGCCCCAGCTCGATCTGGATACCCGTCGCATTCCCGGCATCGAGGCGCTCGTCCGATGGAACCATCCGGTGCTCGGCTGCTTGGCGCCCGATGGGTTTCTAGCCCTGGCCGAGGAGACCGGGCTGATCCGCGGAATCGATACCTGGGTGCTGCGGACCGCCTGCACTCAGCGCAAGCGTTGGCAGACCGAGGGGCTCAACGACGGAACTCGCATCAAGATCAATTTGTCAAAACGCGAACTTGAGCGGCCGGAATTTGCCGACGATCTCGAAGCTTTGCTCCGCGAGTTGGATCTTGATGCGCGACTGGTGAACCTGGAGCTGACGGAGACGGGACCCGTCTCGGACTCCGCCTCGGCACTGGAGACGGTTCGCCGATTGAAGGAGCTGGGGATCGAGCTCACGATCGACCATTTCGGCGCGGTCTCTTCTTCGCTCGTGGATTTGAAACGACTGCCGATCGGGGAGTTGAAGATAGACAAATCCTTGATCGACGGACTCCCGCAAGACAGTGACGATGCAGCAATCGCACGCGCGATCCTCGCGCTGGGCAGGACTCTGGGCATGCGCGTCGTCGCTCAGGGTGTCGAGACGCAGCATCAGGCCGATTTCCTCAAGCAGGCCGGCTGCAAGATCGCGCAAGGGTTTCTCTACACCCAGGCGCTGGGTCCGGACGAGCTGATGCGGTTCGTCAAGACTTGGACCTGA
- a CDS encoding PAS domain S-box protein, translating into MARFDQASDAQLTRLLAELERAGNGSHELTRLVHELQVHQIELEQQNRELLAMREVLEESRERYADLYDFAPVGYLSIDVVGRIQDINLTGAKLLGQSRDTLIGRTLGGFLLPQERTRLQAHIADVLHGKEPTICEVRLKADDTADVAEPQTLMLESRREDGSTPPQIRVILSDITERKRTERERRQRDSAAAAAESRHRLVSGLERLSAAATAAFDPQTVLNDLLRVVQNLLRVDRAWLLYPCDPDANEVRILAEATVPGCPGEPLTDRAVPTDGPLRGLIRSALNTSDPVQDPDPRAVPILGGGFAPRSRLIIAVRPEGDRPSLLGLHLCRVERTWNEGDLTLARALAGRLADILDILATRRALSESEERFRATFEQAAVGICHLDQQGLFLRVNRKLCNILGYTEEELLARTCRGLVHPEDHDALMRYIARIGEVTPYDRDKDRSGAQSLELRHIGKSGQAIWCNLTMASVRDSSGDLRYFIGVIEDITARKQLEERESRHRHALFRVGRISTMGEMSSAIAHEVAQPLMGISTYAGGALERLESAPTDVEPLRLALHEISRLAARAGRIIERIRDFSKQHASTPRPIDLEAIGRAAVAMIEPETRANGVKVEIRVGADVPFASGDPVEIEQVLINLLINGMDAMRDTPPAERRLRVAIERADPNQVRVVVADRGIGLSQTEPSRLFDPFYTTKEGGTGLGLSMSRTIVDSYGGRIWAEPRPRGGAVFTFTLPAHRPGHSTDGSPASSADGPLDSAPDTAIGDPK; encoded by the coding sequence ATGGCAAGATTCGACCAAGCAAGCGATGCACAACTGACGCGACTCTTGGCGGAGCTCGAGCGCGCAGGCAATGGGTCGCACGAGCTGACCCGCCTCGTGCATGAGCTGCAGGTCCATCAGATCGAGCTCGAACAGCAAAACCGCGAGCTGCTCGCAATGCGTGAGGTTCTGGAAGAGTCTCGCGAGCGCTACGCGGACCTCTATGATTTCGCTCCAGTCGGCTATCTCTCGATCGACGTCGTGGGCAGGATCCAAGACATCAACCTGACCGGCGCCAAGCTCCTCGGGCAGTCCCGAGACACTCTGATCGGCCGCACCTTGGGTGGTTTCCTGCTTCCGCAGGAGCGCACCCGCCTGCAGGCCCATATCGCCGATGTGCTGCACGGAAAGGAACCCACGATCTGCGAAGTACGCCTGAAGGCGGACGACACGGCCGACGTCGCGGAACCGCAGACCCTGATGCTCGAAAGCCGGCGCGAGGACGGGAGCACGCCGCCGCAGATCCGCGTCATTCTTTCGGATATCACCGAGCGCAAGCGCACGGAGCGCGAGCGCAGGCAACGCGATAGCGCAGCAGCCGCGGCGGAGTCGAGACATCGGCTGGTCAGCGGGCTCGAGCGGCTGTCGGCCGCGGCGACGGCGGCGTTCGACCCACAGACCGTCTTGAACGACCTCTTGCGGGTCGTGCAGAATCTCCTGCGGGTCGATCGCGCCTGGCTGCTCTATCCATGCGATCCCGACGCGAACGAAGTCCGTATCCTGGCGGAGGCCACCGTTCCGGGATGCCCAGGCGAACCCTTGACCGACCGTGCAGTCCCAACCGACGGCCCGCTGCGCGGCCTGATCCGCTCCGCCCTGAACACCTCCGACCCCGTGCAGGATCCGGATCCGCGCGCCGTCCCGATCCTCGGCGGTGGCTTCGCGCCGCGCTCGCGCCTGATCATCGCAGTGCGTCCCGAGGGTGATCGGCCCTCGCTGCTCGGACTGCATCTGTGTCGAGTCGAACGCACTTGGAACGAGGGCGACCTGACCCTGGCACGGGCGCTCGCCGGACGGCTTGCGGACATCCTCGACATCCTCGCGACGCGGCGCGCGCTCTCCGAAAGCGAGGAGCGTTTTCGCGCAACCTTCGAGCAGGCGGCAGTCGGCATCTGCCACCTCGACCAACAGGGCCTGTTTCTCCGCGTCAACCGCAAGCTCTGCAACATCCTCGGCTACACCGAAGAGGAGCTGCTCGCCCGAACCTGTCGCGGTCTGGTCCACCCGGAGGATCACGATGCATTGATGCGCTACATCGCGAGGATCGGCGAGGTCACGCCCTACGACCGGGACAAAGACCGAAGCGGAGCGCAGAGCCTGGAGCTGCGACATATCGGCAAGTCGGGCCAGGCCATCTGGTGCAACCTGACGATGGCCTCCGTGCGCGATTCGAGCGGCGACCTGCGGTATTTCATCGGCGTCATCGAGGACATCACCGCCCGCAAACAGCTCGAAGAGCGCGAGTCCAGACACCGCCACGCACTCTTCAGGGTCGGGCGCATCAGCACCATGGGGGAGATGTCGAGCGCCATTGCCCATGAGGTCGCCCAGCCGCTGATGGGCATCAGCACCTATGCCGGCGGGGCACTCGAGCGTCTCGAGAGCGCACCGACGGATGTCGAGCCGCTGCGTCTCGCGCTGCATGAAATCTCCAGGCTCGCCGCCCGTGCGGGCAGGATCATCGAGCGCATTCGGGATTTTTCCAAGCAGCACGCCAGCACGCCCCGACCCATCGACCTCGAGGCCATCGGCCGCGCCGCGGTCGCTATGATCGAGCCGGAGACCAGGGCGAACGGTGTGAAGGTCGAGATTCGCGTCGGCGCCGACGTTCCCTTCGCCAGCGGTGATCCGGTCGAGATCGAGCAGGTCTTGATTAACCTCCTGATCAACGGCATGGACGCGATGCGCGACACGCCACCCGCCGAACGCCGCTTGCGCGTCGCGATCGAGCGCGCCGACCCGAATCAGGTCAGGGTCGTCGTAGCCGATCGCGGTATCGGTCTGAGCCAGACCGAGCCGAGCCGCCTGTTCGATCCCTTCTACACGACGAAGGAAGGCGGTACCGGGCTGGGGCTTTCGATGAGCCGAACCATCGTCGACTCCTACGGCGGGCGTATCTGGGCCGAGCCACGGCCCAGGGGCGGCGCGGTGTTTACGTTCACGCTGCCCGCCCATCGTCCGGGCCATTCGACCGACGGATCACCCGCGAGCTCGGCCGATGGGCCGCTCGACAGTGCGCCCGACACAGCCATCGGAGACCCGAAATGA
- a CDS encoding (Fe-S)-binding protein has protein sequence MSELTLEQGRAQSQDAPKASELTLERGLAAFRAEVDGPVAAFFSSCVHCGICAQACPFYLETGDPKYTPILKLEPLRRVWENDFTLWGKIKGLFGLNHKVTDAMLAEWEELLYDSCSMCGRCSMVCPVGNDLALMIRKSREGMVQAGHAPEGLIAASVRAIQTGSPMGLQWKTLAVQINHVETSSGLKVPVDQPGAEYLVLLSSMEIINFPEYLEAITKIFDHAGVTWTLSTECFEATNAGIQIGNKDIAAQLVERVVAAAETLKVPKVISPECGHAFTAIRWEGPNLIGRPYPFKVFHIIEVLDELRASGRLKTEGMETDRLSMHDPCNLARKSGVIQQQRNLMGLVAENFVELKEHGKFQWCCGAGGGVSSNERAEPLKMAAFKRKKAQIEEVSPERMVTMCATCRTQLEEGLEEFNMEIPVVGLTEMIAEHLVEKN, from the coding sequence ATGAGCGAGCTGACACTTGAACAGGGCCGTGCGCAGTCTCAGGATGCCCCGAAGGCGAGCGAGCTAACACTCGAACGCGGTCTCGCGGCCTTTCGCGCCGAGGTCGACGGGCCCGTCGCGGCCTTCTTTTCGAGCTGCGTGCACTGCGGTATCTGTGCCCAGGCCTGTCCTTTCTACCTGGAGACCGGCGATCCCAAGTACACGCCGATCCTCAAACTCGAGCCCCTGCGACGCGTCTGGGAAAACGACTTCACCCTCTGGGGGAAGATCAAGGGACTGTTCGGCCTCAATCACAAGGTGACCGACGCGATGCTGGCGGAATGGGAGGAGCTGCTCTACGACTCCTGCTCCATGTGCGGTCGCTGCTCAATGGTCTGCCCGGTCGGCAACGATCTCGCGCTAATGATCCGCAAATCACGCGAAGGCATGGTGCAGGCCGGACATGCGCCGGAAGGCCTCATCGCCGCCTCGGTGCGCGCCATCCAGACCGGCAGCCCCATGGGGCTGCAATGGAAAACGCTGGCGGTGCAGATCAACCATGTCGAGACCAGTTCGGGGCTGAAGGTCCCGGTCGACCAGCCCGGCGCCGAGTATCTCGTGCTGCTCTCCTCGATGGAGATCATCAACTTCCCCGAGTATCTCGAAGCCATCACCAAGATCTTCGACCACGCCGGGGTGACCTGGACGCTCTCGACCGAGTGTTTCGAGGCGACCAACGCCGGCATCCAGATCGGCAACAAGGACATCGCCGCCCAACTGGTCGAGCGTGTCGTGGCCGCCGCCGAAACGCTCAAGGTGCCGAAGGTCATCAGTCCCGAGTGCGGACACGCCTTTACGGCCATCCGTTGGGAAGGCCCGAACCTGATCGGCCGGCCCTACCCCTTCAAGGTCTTCCACATCATCGAGGTCCTCGACGAGCTACGTGCGAGCGGTCGACTGAAGACCGAGGGAATGGAGACCGATCGGCTCTCGATGCACGACCCGTGCAACCTGGCCCGCAAGAGCGGTGTCATCCAGCAGCAGCGCAACCTCATGGGCCTGGTGGCGGAGAATTTCGTCGAGCTCAAGGAGCACGGCAAGTTCCAGTGGTGTTGCGGTGCCGGCGGGGGTGTCAGCTCCAACGAGCGCGCGGAGCCGCTCAAGATGGCCGCCTTCAAGCGCAAAAAGGCGCAGATCGAGGAGGTCAGCCCGGAACGCATGGTCACCATGTGCGCCACCTGCCGGACCCAGCTCGAAGAGGGTCTGGAGGAATTCAACATGGAGATCCCGGTGGTCGGTCTCACCGAGATGATCGCCGAGCACCTGGTGGAGAAGAACTGA